Proteins found in one Streptomyces sp. NBC_00461 genomic segment:
- a CDS encoding indolepyruvate ferredoxin oxidoreductase family protein translates to MTVAMHDRAAPDPAAYRLEDRYEVGGGRSLLTGVQAIARALIELRARDAARGRDVAVFVSGYQGSPLGGLDSLLESIPRLRENHRIHLTPGVNEELAATSVWGTQLPLPDDKRTVDGVVGVWYGKGPGLDRASDAIRHANMYGTDPGGGVVAFVGDDPSSKSSTLPYASDATLAALNMPFFTPRNAEEVILHTLAAVELSRFSGCWVGVKVLSDVADGMWTVARDFQSLEFERPLVEWEGRPWTYAQRPVRTPSESLRVESDLVGPRWAAAESFLAANDLDTVRPATAPAVLGIMGSGTAIDAAVQAFRDLGVDHEALSRGGIRLMDVAAPYPLARERVAAFADGLEKILVVEEKSPVIERQIKDLLYAHPDRPAIVGKRDESGAVLVPADGELVAERLYGPVRRFVGDRVQFTSRPARRVTLDLLSVQRTPYFCSGCPHNTSTVVPDGSVAGGGIGCHTLASVSSRQDSAITGWTQMGGEGAQWIGQAAWSSHRHIFQNVGDGTFFHSGQLAVQAAIAAGVNITYKVLYNSAVAMTGAQDPQAALPVPALSRKLLAEGVTRIVVCADEPERYRRIRMPRGSVVWPRERLDEAQRLLRDVEGVTVLVYDQQCAANARRMRKRGKLEPRPTRVVINPEVCEGCGDCGVKSNCLSVQPVETELGRKTSIEQTSCNSDYSCLRGDCPSFVTVTDAPTPTKRRSKRTVPTAPKVPDLDVELTDSNVFMAGIGGTGIVTVSQVIATAAMSAGYEVRGLDQTGLSQKAGPVVSHLRLVVDADAPANRVSEQAADLYLAFDLLVAADAKNAARTGTEKTMVIASTSATPTGDMVADASITYPDTDLLLERLRGGSKRVVDFDALALAEGLFGSIQTANLLLVGAAYQAGSLPIPAQAIEAAITLNGVAVDTNIAAFRWGRAIVADPGSLPTRAETAKKDPSSRTQEALEASGIEGETLRITTDRATRLESYQGTALARSYVGVVARAWSAERAVGVATAFSEQVARNFYKLAAYKDEYEVARLLTAPDALAAVHAEAGPGKLRFNLHPPTLRALGLGKKIQLGPWFHPVMRLLATLKFVRGHWFDPFGHTAVRRLERRLVSEYAAVVQELTTSLSPTTYEISTRIAALPDTVRGYEDVKVKNAEAYEFELRALRAERQGLAS, encoded by the coding sequence ATGACGGTCGCCATGCACGATCGCGCCGCGCCGGACCCGGCGGCGTACCGACTCGAAGACCGCTACGAGGTCGGGGGCGGACGCTCACTACTGACCGGCGTGCAGGCGATCGCGCGAGCCCTGATCGAGCTCCGCGCGCGCGACGCGGCTCGCGGTCGAGATGTCGCAGTCTTCGTCTCCGGGTACCAGGGCTCCCCGCTAGGCGGCCTCGACAGTCTGCTCGAGTCCATCCCGCGCCTGCGTGAGAACCACCGCATCCACCTCACCCCCGGGGTCAACGAGGAACTGGCGGCGACGTCGGTCTGGGGTACGCAGCTGCCGCTCCCCGACGACAAGAGGACGGTCGATGGGGTCGTGGGTGTCTGGTACGGGAAGGGGCCAGGCCTTGACCGCGCCTCTGACGCCATCCGTCACGCCAATATGTACGGAACTGACCCCGGCGGCGGGGTGGTGGCCTTCGTGGGTGACGACCCGTCGTCGAAGTCTTCCACGCTCCCGTACGCCAGCGACGCGACCCTGGCGGCGTTGAACATGCCGTTCTTCACCCCCCGCAACGCCGAGGAGGTCATCCTGCACACGCTCGCGGCTGTCGAGCTGTCACGGTTCTCAGGATGCTGGGTCGGAGTCAAGGTGTTGAGCGACGTCGCAGATGGCATGTGGACCGTTGCACGGGACTTCCAGTCACTGGAGTTCGAGCGACCGCTTGTCGAATGGGAGGGACGTCCTTGGACTTACGCCCAGCGACCGGTGCGCACCCCATCCGAGAGTCTTCGGGTTGAATCGGACCTCGTCGGGCCACGTTGGGCTGCGGCCGAGTCGTTCCTGGCGGCCAACGACCTGGACACCGTGCGGCCCGCAACCGCCCCCGCAGTCCTCGGCATCATGGGCAGTGGGACGGCAATCGACGCCGCCGTGCAGGCCTTCCGTGACCTTGGTGTCGACCATGAGGCGCTGTCCCGCGGGGGAATCCGCCTGATGGACGTTGCCGCACCGTACCCACTCGCCCGAGAGCGGGTCGCGGCATTCGCCGACGGCCTCGAGAAGATCCTGGTGGTCGAGGAAAAGAGTCCGGTGATCGAGCGGCAGATCAAGGATCTCCTGTACGCGCACCCTGACCGCCCGGCGATTGTCGGGAAGCGGGACGAGTCGGGAGCTGTGCTGGTTCCTGCCGACGGAGAGCTCGTCGCCGAGCGGCTGTACGGACCTGTGCGTCGCTTCGTCGGCGACAGGGTCCAGTTCACCTCGAGGCCGGCGCGTCGTGTCACCCTCGACCTTCTCAGCGTGCAGCGCACTCCCTATTTCTGCTCGGGCTGTCCGCACAACACCTCGACCGTGGTCCCTGACGGCTCCGTGGCAGGAGGCGGAATCGGCTGCCACACCCTCGCGTCGGTGTCCTCACGACAGGACTCGGCAATCACGGGATGGACCCAGATGGGTGGCGAGGGCGCCCAGTGGATCGGTCAAGCGGCATGGAGCTCGCACCGTCACATCTTCCAGAATGTCGGGGACGGTACCTTCTTCCACTCGGGCCAGCTCGCTGTACAGGCGGCCATCGCCGCCGGCGTCAACATCACGTACAAGGTTCTGTACAACTCAGCCGTCGCCATGACCGGCGCCCAGGACCCGCAGGCAGCACTACCAGTGCCGGCGCTCTCCCGGAAACTCCTCGCCGAAGGGGTAACCCGAATTGTCGTGTGTGCCGACGAGCCGGAGCGCTACCGGAGGATCCGCATGCCTCGCGGCTCGGTCGTGTGGCCGCGTGAGCGACTCGACGAGGCGCAGCGCCTCCTCCGGGACGTCGAGGGCGTAACGGTCCTGGTCTACGACCAGCAGTGCGCCGCAAACGCCCGCCGGATGCGAAAGCGAGGCAAACTCGAGCCGCGTCCGACCCGCGTCGTGATCAACCCTGAGGTCTGTGAGGGGTGCGGGGACTGCGGGGTCAAGAGCAACTGTCTCTCCGTGCAGCCCGTCGAGACCGAGCTCGGCCGCAAGACCAGCATTGAACAGACCAGCTGCAACTCCGACTACAGCTGCCTGCGCGGAGACTGTCCGAGCTTCGTCACCGTGACGGATGCGCCGACCCCCACCAAGAGGCGATCGAAGCGGACAGTTCCTACGGCGCCGAAGGTGCCGGACCTGGACGTCGAGTTGACTGACTCGAACGTTTTCATGGCTGGGATCGGTGGGACCGGGATCGTTACCGTCAGCCAGGTGATCGCCACAGCGGCGATGAGCGCGGGCTACGAGGTCAGGGGCTTGGACCAGACCGGCTTGAGCCAGAAGGCCGGACCGGTCGTGTCGCACCTCCGTCTGGTGGTGGACGCCGACGCCCCCGCGAACCGCGTCAGCGAGCAGGCGGCCGACCTCTATCTGGCCTTCGACCTGCTCGTGGCGGCCGACGCGAAGAACGCAGCGCGCACCGGAACCGAGAAGACCATGGTGATCGCCTCCACCAGTGCGACGCCTACAGGTGACATGGTCGCCGACGCGTCCATCACCTACCCAGACACCGATCTGCTGCTCGAACGCCTCCGCGGCGGCTCGAAGCGGGTCGTCGACTTCGACGCGCTGGCCCTGGCCGAGGGGCTCTTCGGTTCGATCCAGACAGCGAACCTGTTGCTGGTCGGGGCCGCGTACCAGGCAGGCAGCCTGCCGATCCCGGCCCAGGCCATCGAGGCCGCCATCACCCTCAATGGCGTGGCTGTGGACACCAACATCGCCGCGTTCCGGTGGGGACGTGCGATCGTCGCTGATCCTGGGTCGCTGCCGACTCGTGCGGAGACCGCGAAGAAAGACCCCTCGTCCCGGACCCAGGAAGCTCTCGAGGCGTCGGGGATCGAGGGCGAGACCCTTCGGATCACCACAGACCGGGCGACCCGGCTCGAGTCCTACCAGGGCACTGCCCTAGCCCGCTCGTACGTCGGCGTCGTCGCGCGGGCGTGGAGCGCCGAACGGGCGGTGGGAGTCGCCACGGCCTTCAGCGAGCAGGTCGCGCGCAACTTCTACAAGCTCGCCGCCTACAAGGACGAGTACGAAGTCGCGCGGCTCCTGACGGCGCCGGACGCGCTGGCCGCCGTTCATGCCGAGGCTGGGCCTGGGAAACTCCGGTTCAACCTGCACCCTCCGACCCTGCGCGCCCTCGGCTTGGGCAAGAAGATCCAGCTCGGTCCCTGGTTCCACCCAGTGATGCGGCTGCTCGCGACACTCAAGTTCGTCCGGGGCCACTGGTTCGACCCTTTCGGTCACACCGCTGTACGACGACTTGAGAGGAGGCTGGTGAGCGAATACGCGGCAGTGGTGCAGGAGTTGACCACGTCGCTCTCGCCGACCACCTACGAGATCTCGACCCGGATCGCGGCCCTGCCGGACACGGTGCGGGGTTATGAGGACGTCAAGGTCAAGAACGCCGAGGCCTACGAGTTCGAGCTCCGCGCACTCCGAGCCGAGCGGCAGGGGCTGGCCTCGTGA
- a CDS encoding Glu/Leu/Phe/Val dehydrogenase dimerization domain-containing protein → MSDADSPHEQVIYCNDPESGLRAIIAIHSLALGPAVGGCRFLPYDDEASALADVLRLSRGMTYKAAAAGLDTGGAKAVIIGDPSRDKTPKLLEAFGRFVDRLGGSYSTAGDVGTDSDDMDIIGRATRHVAFRNTGRGGSGDSGSNTALGVFQGILAAADHRWGSPELRGRHVGVEGLGKVGFQLAVMLHEAGAKVTAADPSELARAKATSAVPDLPIVESVRELRTDVYAPCGLGGTLDHDLARRIEAEIVCGGANSQLASSDVAEVLLRAGVTWVPDFVANVGGLIQAVAELRGEIPASARERVLGVRATVLDILEDAGAAGSTTLHAAEVRVERRLAAARSRRSAV, encoded by the coding sequence ATGAGCGATGCCGACAGCCCTCACGAGCAGGTCATCTACTGCAACGACCCGGAGTCGGGGCTGAGGGCGATCATCGCCATCCACTCGCTCGCGTTGGGGCCTGCGGTCGGGGGCTGTCGCTTCCTGCCGTACGACGACGAAGCGAGTGCGCTGGCCGACGTCCTCCGGCTATCGCGTGGGATGACCTACAAGGCGGCCGCTGCCGGGCTCGACACGGGCGGGGCCAAGGCCGTCATAATCGGCGACCCCAGTCGCGACAAGACCCCGAAGTTGCTCGAGGCGTTCGGCAGGTTCGTCGACCGCCTCGGAGGCAGCTACTCCACCGCGGGCGACGTCGGCACCGACTCCGACGACATGGACATCATCGGCCGCGCCACCCGCCACGTCGCCTTCCGCAACACCGGCCGCGGTGGATCCGGTGACAGCGGCAGCAACACAGCGCTCGGGGTCTTCCAGGGCATTCTCGCCGCGGCTGACCACCGGTGGGGTTCGCCCGAGCTCCGTGGCCGACACGTCGGCGTCGAGGGGCTGGGAAAGGTCGGCTTCCAGCTGGCCGTGATGCTGCACGAGGCGGGCGCCAAGGTGACGGCAGCGGACCCGTCCGAGTTGGCCCGCGCCAAGGCGACATCGGCTGTTCCCGATCTGCCGATCGTCGAGTCCGTCCGTGAGCTGCGGACGGACGTGTACGCACCCTGCGGACTGGGCGGCACCCTCGACCACGACCTCGCCAGGCGAATCGAGGCCGAGATCGTCTGCGGAGGCGCGAACAGCCAGTTGGCCTCGTCTGACGTGGCGGAGGTCCTTCTCCGGGCCGGAGTGACCTGGGTCCCTGACTTCGTCGCGAACGTGGGTGGACTGATCCAGGCGGTGGCTGAGCTGCGTGGGGAGATTCCTGCTTCGGCGCGGGAGCGCGTGCTCGGAGTCCGAGCAACGGTGCTCGACATCCTGGAGGACGCCGGCGCAGCCGGGTCCACCACGCTCCATGCCGCCGAGGTCAGGGTTGAGCGACGTCTCGCTGCTGCCCGCTCTCGCCGGAGCGCCGTCTAA
- a CDS encoding DoxX family protein yields MGEAGDAALLLVRLTVGAVMAVHGWNHWRGGGGIEGTARWFGGLGLRRPRLQAHLSVLTEIGAGVLLAAGLFTSLAGAAVISVMLVAGLLAHRRNGFFVFKDGYEYVLVLAVLSLALAAWGPGEYAVDTAAGIELTGWPGTGVALGAAVLGTGTLLALFYRPQAPSAS; encoded by the coding sequence ATGGGTGAGGCGGGTGACGCCGCTCTGCTGCTGGTACGGCTCACTGTGGGCGCGGTGATGGCCGTACACGGCTGGAACCACTGGCGCGGCGGAGGCGGGATCGAGGGCACCGCGCGCTGGTTCGGCGGACTCGGGCTGCGCCGACCACGCCTGCAGGCGCACCTGAGCGTGCTCACCGAGATCGGCGCGGGCGTCCTGCTGGCCGCCGGGCTGTTCACCTCGCTCGCCGGCGCCGCCGTCATCTCGGTGATGCTGGTCGCGGGTCTGCTCGCGCACCGCCGCAACGGCTTCTTCGTCTTCAAGGACGGCTACGAGTACGTCCTGGTCCTCGCCGTGCTGTCGCTGGCACTCGCGGCCTGGGGGCCCGGCGAGTACGCGGTGGACACGGCCGCCGGCATCGAGCTGACCGGCTGGCCGGGCACCGGCGTCGCGCTCGGCGCCGCGGTCCTCGGGACGGGGACCCTGCTCGCGCTCTTCTATCGCCCGCAGGCGCCGAGCGCGTCCTGA
- a CDS encoding acyl-CoA dehydrogenase family protein — translation MTATTTAVSDATGMESVDSFRLRAREWIPANLRRLADLPADERAQRNVSSDQSAWQRARVLQRTLYEGGFAGICYPEEYGGLGLTPAHQRAFNEEVTDYEMPMLLNVPTFTICGPTILDMGSEEQRREHLAAAIRGDEVLVQFLSEPGGGSDLAGGTTRAERDGDVFVLNGSKIWSSGAYAADYALCLARTDWDAPKHRGLTMFLMKVHQPGVHIERIKQVNGGDEFCQEFFDDVVVPASAVVGEVGGGWAVASRQLFHERNAVGGGSPYFSGARAEGRRGTETDPLIDLVRRTGRADDPYARELIAEAHALGVIHGHLVDRVTAGMRTQKMPPAAGSLIRLFHGESATRQAEIALELAGPAAAMSAPDGPDTREVGVSFLFRQAEQLGGGSTEMARNIISERILGMPREYAADRDVPFNQVRHGR, via the coding sequence ATGACCGCGACGACGACGGCCGTGTCCGACGCTACCGGCATGGAGAGCGTCGACAGCTTCCGCCTGCGGGCCCGCGAGTGGATCCCGGCGAACCTGCGGCGCCTGGCCGACCTGCCCGCCGACGAACGTGCGCAAAGGAACGTGTCGAGCGACCAGAGCGCCTGGCAGCGGGCCCGTGTCCTGCAACGCACGCTGTACGAGGGTGGCTTCGCCGGAATCTGCTACCCCGAGGAGTACGGCGGTCTCGGCCTCACCCCCGCGCACCAGCGCGCCTTCAACGAGGAGGTCACCGACTACGAGATGCCGATGCTGCTGAATGTGCCGACGTTCACCATCTGCGGCCCGACCATCCTCGACATGGGCAGCGAGGAGCAGAGGCGTGAGCACCTGGCCGCCGCGATCCGCGGTGACGAGGTGCTCGTGCAGTTCCTGTCCGAACCGGGCGGCGGCTCCGACCTCGCCGGAGGGACGACCCGCGCCGAGCGCGACGGCGACGTGTTCGTCCTCAACGGCTCGAAGATCTGGAGCTCGGGCGCCTACGCCGCCGACTACGCGCTGTGCTTGGCCCGCACCGACTGGGACGCGCCCAAGCACCGGGGACTGACGATGTTCCTGATGAAGGTGCATCAGCCTGGTGTGCACATCGAACGCATCAAGCAGGTCAACGGCGGCGACGAGTTCTGCCAGGAGTTCTTCGACGACGTCGTCGTCCCGGCCTCCGCGGTGGTCGGCGAGGTGGGCGGCGGCTGGGCGGTCGCCTCGCGCCAGCTGTTCCACGAGCGCAACGCCGTCGGCGGCGGCTCACCGTACTTCAGCGGCGCGCGGGCCGAAGGGCGGCGCGGCACGGAGACCGATCCGCTCATCGACCTGGTCCGCCGAACCGGCCGGGCGGACGACCCCTACGCGCGGGAGCTGATCGCCGAGGCGCACGCCCTCGGCGTCATCCACGGGCATCTCGTCGACCGGGTCACCGCGGGCATGCGCACGCAGAAGATGCCTCCCGCCGCCGGCTCGCTCATCCGCCTCTTCCACGGCGAGAGCGCCACCCGCCAGGCAGAGATCGCACTCGAACTCGCCGGCCCGGCCGCCGCGATGTCCGCCCCCGACGGGCCCGACACCCGCGAGGTGGGCGTGTCCTTCCTGTTCCGCCAGGCCGAGCAGCTCGGCGGCGGCAGCACCGAGATGGCACGCAACATCATCAGCGAACGGATCCTCGGAATGCCCCGCGAGTACGCCGCCGACCGCGACGTCCCCTTCAACCAGGTCCGGCACGGGCGCTGA